A window of the Yersinia rochesterensis genome harbors these coding sequences:
- the cobU gene encoding bifunctional adenosylcobinamide kinase/adenosylcobinamide-phosphate guanylyltransferase: MILITGGARSGKSSLAERLAAQAADRVFYIATSVVTDAEMAERVALHRASRPAHWRTWEGYQDLGAVLEQQVEPGEAVMLECITTLITNLLFELAGDTPPEQMDFAALEVNIQQQMTELLAACTRSHAPIYLVTNELGMGIVPENRLARHFRDIAGRVNQRLAAAADEVYLVVSGIEVKIK, translated from the coding sequence GTGATTTTAATTACCGGCGGAGCGCGCAGTGGCAAGAGTTCATTAGCCGAACGTTTGGCAGCGCAAGCTGCCGATCGCGTGTTTTACATTGCCACCTCGGTGGTGACGGATGCGGAAATGGCCGAGCGGGTTGCATTACATCGCGCCAGCCGCCCAGCACACTGGCGAACTTGGGAAGGTTATCAGGATTTGGGTGCGGTACTGGAGCAGCAGGTCGAACCCGGCGAAGCTGTGATGTTGGAATGCATTACCACACTTATCACCAATTTATTGTTTGAGCTGGCGGGCGATACGCCGCCGGAGCAGATGGATTTTGCGGCGCTTGAAGTGAATATTCAGCAGCAAATGACTGAGTTGCTGGCCGCTTGCACCCGTAGCCATGCACCCATTTATTTGGTCACCAATGAATTGGGCATGGGGATAGTGCCGGAAAACCGGCTGGCGCGGCATTTCCGCGACATCGCTGGCAGAGTCAACCAGCGCCTGGCCGCCGCCGCTGATGAGGTGTATTTAGTGGTGTCGGGCATCGAGGTAAAGATTAAATGA
- the cobS gene encoding adenosylcobinamide-GDP ribazoletransferase — protein sequence MSLRLFLATLQFMTRIPVPERWTQGLAMDNYERGIIGFPLIGLIVGVLGAIVFSVLSPWCGIPLAALGYVLALALITGAFHLDGLADTCDGVFSARKREQMLEIMRDSRLGTNGGLALIFIVVAKVLVVSELALRDAPMLMMLTAASVAGRTVIVLLMYRQRYAREGNGLGNIYIGKVTGKQTAVTLVAGAILTLLLGKGAALLALVISMMVVLLLAAYLHRRLGGQTGDTLGAAAEVGELVFLLALL from the coding sequence ATGAGCCTGCGTTTATTTCTCGCAACATTGCAGTTTATGACCCGCATTCCAGTGCCAGAGCGCTGGACTCAAGGGCTGGCGATGGATAACTATGAGCGCGGAATTATTGGTTTCCCCCTCATTGGCCTGATTGTCGGGGTGCTCGGCGCGATAGTTTTTAGCGTGCTGTCACCTTGGTGTGGCATACCACTGGCGGCTTTGGGGTATGTGTTGGCGCTGGCGCTCATTACCGGTGCTTTTCATCTCGACGGGCTGGCCGACACCTGTGATGGGGTGTTTTCTGCCCGCAAACGCGAACAAATGTTGGAGATCATGCGCGATAGCCGCCTCGGCACCAATGGCGGTTTGGCGCTGATATTTATCGTGGTGGCAAAAGTGCTGGTGGTCAGTGAGCTGGCCCTGCGCGATGCGCCTATGCTAATGATGCTCACCGCGGCTTCAGTGGCCGGGCGCACGGTGATTGTGCTGCTGATGTATCGCCAGCGCTATGCCCGTGAAGGCAACGGGTTGGGCAATATTTATATCGGCAAAGTGACGGGGAAACAAACGGCCGTCACATTGGTGGCTGGCGCGATATTAACCCTGTTACTCGGCAAAGGTGCGGCGCTATTAGCGTTGGTGATCAGCATGATGGTGGTGCTGTTATTGGCCGCTTATCTGCACCGCCGTTTAGGTGGGCAAACCGGTGACACGCTGGGCGCAGCGGCTGAAGTAGGCGAGTTGGTATTCTTACTGGCGCTGCTATGA
- a CDS encoding adenosylcobalamin/alpha-ribazole phosphatase, whose protein sequence is MRLFLVRHGQTEANLRGVFCGLTDVPLTPLGVEQAGNVAGWLAEVEFAHAASSQLLRARHTADIVLAGHSLNAEVDNKSVDNKSVDNKLVDDQLNEMNFGEWEMRHHHDLQHEDPDAWAAWVADWQQASPTGGESFPQFSTRIESVVQSLLSTKDNEKNQLVVAHQGVLSLMLARLLAMPAVAMWHFHFEQGAYSVLEIHDGFVTLRAFNSRAVWQPATRG, encoded by the coding sequence ATGCGACTTTTTCTAGTGCGCCATGGGCAAACTGAAGCTAATTTACGCGGTGTTTTTTGCGGGCTGACCGATGTGCCGTTAACCCCATTGGGGGTAGAGCAGGCCGGTAATGTCGCGGGTTGGTTGGCGGAGGTGGAGTTTGCCCACGCTGCTAGCAGCCAATTGCTGCGCGCCCGCCATACCGCCGATATCGTGCTGGCGGGGCATTCACTCAATGCGGAAGTTGATAATAAATCAGTTGATAACAAATCAGTTGATAACAAATTAGTTGATGACCAATTAAATGAAATGAATTTCGGTGAATGGGAAATGCGCCATCATCATGATTTACAACATGAAGATCCTGATGCGTGGGCGGCATGGGTAGCTGACTGGCAACAGGCCAGCCCCACCGGTGGGGAGTCTTTTCCACAATTTTCAACCCGAATAGAAAGTGTGGTTCAGTCACTGCTTTCAACCAAAGATAACGAAAAAAATCAGTTAGTGGTGGCCCATCAAGGGGTCTTAAGCTTGATGCTGGCGCGCTTATTGGCTATGCCAGCGGTCGCCATGTGGCATTTTCATTTTGAGCAAGGGGCATACAGCGTGTTGGAAATCCATGATGGATTTGTCACTCTGCGTGCGTTCAACAGCCGGGCTGTTTGGCAGCCCGCAACACGAGGTTAA
- the cobT gene encoding nicotinate-nucleotide--dimethylbenzimidazole phosphoribosyltransferase gives MQTLSSILRRIGPLDSRAMSRAKVRLDGLLKPCGSLGRLEQLAIQLAGMRGLYGHQVDRKQIIVMAADHGVFDEGVAISPRAVTMIQALNMVKGVTGVCVLATNAGAEVKIVDVGIDSDTLPGVIDMKVARGSGNIAREAAMTRQQAEELLVASATLALQQAADGVKVFGVGELGIANTTPAAAMVSVFTDSDPQLVVGIGANFPSEQLHHKIAVVRRAIETNQPDANDGIDVLAKVGGFDLVGMAGVMLGAAAAGLPVVLDGFLSYASALAACRIEPKVRDYLIPSHLSAEKGAVIALNHLQLEPYLQMDMRLGEGSGAALAMHLVDAACAMYNNMGSLAESNIELPAPPSP, from the coding sequence ATGCAAACACTTTCATCCATTCTGCGCAGGATTGGGCCGTTGGATAGTAGGGCGATGAGCCGAGCAAAAGTGCGGCTAGATGGCCTGCTCAAACCCTGCGGCAGCTTAGGCCGTTTGGAGCAATTGGCTATCCAATTGGCAGGAATGCGCGGTTTATACGGCCATCAAGTTGATCGCAAGCAAATCATTGTCATGGCGGCCGACCATGGGGTTTTCGATGAGGGAGTGGCTATCTCACCGCGGGCCGTGACGATGATTCAGGCATTGAATATGGTGAAAGGCGTAACCGGTGTTTGCGTGTTGGCGACTAACGCGGGTGCGGAAGTGAAAATAGTGGATGTGGGCATCGATAGCGATACACTCCCCGGCGTGATCGATATGAAAGTGGCGCGTGGCAGTGGCAATATTGCACGTGAAGCGGCCATGACTCGCCAACAGGCCGAAGAGTTACTGGTTGCCAGCGCCACGTTAGCATTACAGCAGGCGGCGGACGGAGTGAAAGTGTTTGGCGTCGGTGAGCTGGGTATAGCGAATACCACCCCCGCAGCGGCGATGGTTAGTGTGTTTACCGACAGCGACCCACAATTAGTGGTAGGCATCGGCGCGAACTTCCCCAGCGAGCAATTACATCACAAAATCGCCGTAGTGCGGCGCGCGATTGAAACCAATCAACCGGACGCCAATGATGGTATTGATGTACTGGCGAAAGTGGGGGGGTTTGATCTGGTGGGCATGGCCGGGGTGATGTTAGGCGCGGCGGCGGCGGGTTTGCCGGTAGTGCTGGATGGTTTTCTCTCTTATGCTTCCGCATTGGCAGCTTGCCGTATCGAACCCAAAGTGCGTGATTACCTGATTCCGTCTCATTTGTCGGCCGAAAAAGGCGCGGTTATTGCTCTAAATCATTTGCAATTGGAACCTTATTTACAAATGGACATGCGGTTAGGCGAGGGCAGCGGCGCAGCGCTTGCTATGCATTTAGTGGATGCGGCCTGTGCGATGTATAACAATATGGGTTCGTTGGCGGAGAGTAATATCGAATTGCCCGCGCCCCCGTCGCCCTAA
- a CDS encoding LysR family transcriptional regulator — MQKLLFSGRINLKMIRYFLVVSEELHFGKAAERLHISQPPLSLQIKELEDALGFPLFIRDSRNVVLTLAGEMMQAEMKEVFENIENSLSRVSYIARHEQSHLNIGIIGSALWHQLLEKFNNFNTLNPNTTWSLHEFPPSKQYEALLNKKLDIGFWRCADLEQNPALVYQRVEKQRVAVAVSHESELAESEILSLKDLSGQNLIFLTFTNSGYSKNIYNSCLSAGCKPRTIYQFDEPQTQLAFVNSNLGIALVPESMQEIPWPNIKFIPLKENLSADLFAVYHPGAMTQALEQLLELF; from the coding sequence ATGCAGAAGCTTCTTTTTTCCGGCCGTATCAATTTAAAAATGATTCGCTATTTTTTAGTCGTTTCAGAAGAATTGCACTTCGGAAAAGCCGCTGAACGCCTACATATCTCTCAGCCGCCACTCAGTTTACAAATTAAAGAATTAGAAGATGCCTTAGGATTCCCTTTGTTTATACGGGATAGCCGCAATGTTGTATTAACCCTTGCTGGCGAAATGATGCAGGCTGAAATGAAAGAAGTTTTCGAGAATATTGAAAATTCATTAAGCCGTGTCTCTTATATTGCTCGCCATGAACAAAGCCACCTTAATATCGGTATCATTGGTTCAGCTCTTTGGCATCAGCTATTAGAGAAGTTTAATAACTTCAATACACTTAATCCTAATACCACGTGGTCTTTGCATGAATTCCCGCCGAGTAAGCAGTATGAAGCATTATTAAATAAGAAACTTGATATCGGATTTTGGCGCTGTGCTGATTTGGAACAGAATCCTGCGCTAGTCTATCAGCGGGTCGAAAAGCAACGCGTAGCGGTGGCGGTATCTCATGAGAGTGAACTGGCCGAGAGTGAAATACTTTCTCTAAAAGACTTATCGGGTCAGAACTTAATCTTTCTCACCTTTACTAACTCCGGTTACTCAAAAAATATATATAATAGCTGCCTTAGTGCTGGCTGTAAGCCGCGGACTATTTACCAATTTGATGAGCCACAAACCCAATTGGCTTTTGTAAACAGCAATCTGGGTATCGCCTTAGTTCCTGAAAGCATGCAGGAAATTCCTTGGCCAAATATTAAATTTATCCCACTGAAAGAAAATCTCTCTGCCGATTTGTTTGCCGTTTATCATCCTGGCGCGATGACTCAGGCATTAGAGCAGCTGCTTGAGTTATTTTAA
- a CDS encoding DMT family transporter: protein MLGFTALLGGSFIASATISNALPPMVITWLRYAIASLLFIVLLVSQGLLKRPNYRDLGRYTLISLPPLLYFACMIFSLQTTSALNSSALYTTVPLMSMIMSGVLLKARSTWSVFTALLMGILGALLIIFKGDLSQLLQLSLIPSDYLFLFGCLGMALNPIVVKKLHRGEPALVLTGWSLICATLLLTAIVVYQLPKIEWRNISVITWSGVFYLATFATALSFFLFQKACIVLSPAKVSGYVYLIPLSVIATNVMLGQVINWQEIAVGAVLVIIAMAILVKAK from the coding sequence ATGCTGGGATTTACCGCGCTACTCGGCGGTTCCTTTATTGCCAGCGCAACCATCAGTAATGCATTACCGCCCATGGTTATTACTTGGCTGAGATATGCCATCGCCAGCCTGCTTTTTATTGTTTTGCTGGTAAGCCAGGGTTTACTAAAGCGACCTAACTATCGCGACTTAGGCCGCTATACTCTCATTAGCCTGCCACCGCTGCTCTATTTTGCTTGTATGATATTTTCACTTCAGACGACCAGTGCATTAAATTCAAGTGCGTTATACACCACGGTGCCCTTAATGAGCATGATAATGAGCGGGGTATTACTGAAAGCAAGATCCACATGGTCAGTATTTACAGCTTTATTAATGGGTATTTTGGGGGCATTACTCATCATTTTTAAAGGCGACTTGTCCCAGTTATTGCAATTGTCATTAATTCCATCTGATTATCTATTTCTATTTGGTTGCCTGGGTATGGCACTGAATCCTATCGTGGTGAAAAAATTACATCGAGGTGAACCCGCACTGGTTTTGACTGGCTGGAGCTTAATTTGCGCCACGTTATTATTGACGGCGATCGTTGTTTATCAACTTCCTAAGATTGAATGGCGCAATATCAGCGTAATAACCTGGAGTGGCGTTTTTTACCTTGCCACTTTTGCTACCGCATTAAGTTTCTTTTTGTTCCAAAAAGCCTGTATTGTGCTGTCTCCAGCCAAAGTCTCCGGTTATGTGTATCTGATTCCGCTGTCAGTTATTGCGACAAATGTGATGTTAGGACAGGTAATAAATTGGCAGGAGATAGCCGTTGGAGCCGTTTTAGTCATTATCGCGATGGCTATTTTGGTCAAGGCTAAGTGA
- the xapA gene encoding xanthosine phosphorylase encodes MTTVNSNIDADFSELPFQAVDVIQKIKPGFKPRIAFILGSGLGDLVAQISNETTISYADIPGFPVSSVHGHAGELVLGTLFGVPVMCMKGRGHFYEGKGMSIMINPVRTFKLMGCEFLFCTNAAGSLRPEVLPGSVVMLKDHINTMPGTPLVGPNDDRFGPRFFSLANAYDKDLRADMANIAQQLDIPLTEGVFVSYPGPCFETPAEIRMMQIIGGDVVGMSVVPEVLSAAHCGLKVIALTAITNLAEGLSDVVLSHEQTLKCAKLASVNFTKLIEAFLKSKAQS; translated from the coding sequence ATGACAACAGTAAATTCAAATATTGATGCTGATTTCAGTGAATTACCATTTCAAGCTGTCGATGTTATTCAGAAAATAAAACCCGGATTTAAGCCCCGAATTGCATTTATTTTAGGTTCAGGACTCGGTGATTTAGTCGCCCAAATTAGCAATGAAACCACCATTAGCTACGCTGATATCCCCGGTTTCCCCGTAAGCTCAGTTCACGGTCATGCCGGTGAATTAGTTTTAGGCACCCTATTTGGTGTTCCTGTGATGTGCATGAAAGGCCGTGGCCACTTTTACGAAGGTAAAGGCATGAGTATCATGATCAACCCAGTGCGCACATTTAAACTCATGGGTTGCGAATTCCTTTTCTGTACTAATGCTGCCGGTTCATTACGGCCAGAAGTATTACCAGGTTCAGTGGTGATGCTGAAAGATCATATTAATACCATGCCGGGCACGCCACTGGTTGGGCCTAATGACGATCGTTTTGGTCCACGTTTCTTTAGTCTGGCGAATGCCTATGATAAAGATTTGCGCGCCGATATGGCTAATATTGCCCAACAACTTGATATTCCTCTGACCGAGGGGGTGTTTGTCTCTTATCCTGGCCCCTGTTTTGAAACGCCAGCTGAAATTCGCATGATGCAAATTATTGGCGGTGACGTAGTGGGCATGTCTGTGGTGCCAGAGGTTTTGTCTGCAGCACACTGTGGTTTGAAAGTGATTGCATTGACCGCGATTACTAACTTGGCTGAAGGCCTTTCCGATGTGGTTCTATCCCATGAACAAACCTTAAAATGTGCAAAATTAGCGTCAGTTAACTTCACCAAACTGATTGAAGCTTTCTTGAAAAGCAAAGCACAAAGCTGA
- a CDS encoding IS4 family transposase, with amino-acid sequence MPARKVCQNFFRGALAPFHQYRQNALIDATVALTRGASLTLTSIGRHLPGTAQVKHKIKRVDRLLGNTALHHDIPLIFRNITSLLTRRLPWCVIAVDWSGYPSQAFHVLRASLICDGRSIPLMSQIVPSHNQQNALIQKEFLNSIATAIAPDKKVLIVTDAGFQNAWFHHIKSLGWDFIGRVRGNIQLRLDKKGEHWFRRQELSASGQPEYLGPGTLARAEYARCDGHFYLHKKEPKGRQNKRARCRISRYSQERDGRAAAKEPWLIFSSTEEFKPREVMKLYSRRMQIEQNFRDEKSERFGFGLRASHSRTAGRILVLSLLATLSTAVLWLLGYHAENKGLHLRYQANSLKSRRVISYLTLAENILRHSPLILTRTALDAVLNHLAKTYRSMVLVY; translated from the coding sequence ATGCCTGCCCGTAAAGTATGCCAGAACTTTTTCCGGGGCGCTTTAGCCCCGTTTCATCAATATCGTCAAAATGCCCTGATTGATGCAACCGTCGCATTGACGCGTGGCGCTTCTCTGACCCTGACCAGTATCGGACGCCATCTGCCGGGAACCGCTCAGGTAAAACACAAGATAAAACGGGTTGACCGGCTGTTAGGTAATACGGCTCTTCACCATGACATCCCTCTGATATTTCGTAATATTACTTCGTTACTTACGCGCCGACTTCCCTGGTGTGTTATTGCTGTTGACTGGAGCGGTTATCCCTCACAGGCATTCCACGTCTTACGCGCCAGCCTGATTTGTGATGGTCGTTCCATCCCGTTAATGAGCCAAATTGTTCCCTCGCATAACCAACAGAATGCATTGATACAAAAAGAGTTCCTGAATTCTATCGCCACCGCTATTGCGCCTGATAAAAAGGTGCTCATCGTCACTGACGCCGGTTTTCAAAATGCCTGGTTTCACCATATTAAATCATTGGGTTGGGATTTTATCGGGCGAGTCAGAGGCAATATCCAGCTCCGGCTGGATAAAAAAGGTGAGCACTGGTTCAGACGGCAGGAATTATCGGCCAGTGGCCAACCTGAATATCTGGGGCCGGGGACACTCGCACGTGCAGAATATGCCCGCTGTGATGGTCACTTTTACTTGCATAAAAAGGAACCCAAAGGGCGGCAGAATAAACGTGCCCGTTGCCGGATATCTCGCTATTCGCAAGAGCGGGACGGACGCGCCGCAGCAAAAGAACCGTGGCTTATCTTTAGCAGTACAGAGGAGTTTAAACCACGTGAAGTCATGAAGTTATACAGTCGCAGGATGCAGATAGAGCAGAATTTTCGCGATGAGAAAAGTGAACGTTTTGGCTTTGGGCTTCGCGCCAGTCACAGCCGCACAGCGGGGCGTATACTGGTGTTAAGTCTTCTGGCAACGTTAAGCACGGCAGTATTATGGTTACTTGGCTATCATGCTGAAAATAAAGGGTTACATCTGAGGTATCAGGCTAACAGCCTTAAGTCACGACGGGTTATATCTTATCTGACATTAGCGGAGAATATCTTGCGACACTCTCCGCTAATTTTAACGCGAACAGCACTGGATGCAGTTCTTAATCACCTCGCCAAAACCTACCGAAGTATGGTGTTGGTTTATTAG
- the argG gene encoding argininosuccinate synthase: protein MTTILKHLPINQRVGIAFSGGLDTSAALLWMQKKGAIPYAYTANLGQPDEEDYEAIPRKAMEYGAEKARLIDCRKQLVAEGIAAIQCGAFHNTTAGVTYFNTTPLGRAVTGTMLVAAMKEDGVNIWGDGSTYKGNDIERFYRYGLLTNAELKIYKPWLDTDFIDELGGRHEMSEFMIQSGFDYKMSTEKAYSTDSNMLGATHEAKDLEYLNSSVKIVNPIMGVKFWDENVVVKAEEVSVRFERGYPVALNGVVFEDSVELMMEANRIGGRHGLGMSDQIENRIIEAKSRGIYEAPGMALLHIAYERLLTGIHNEDTIEQYHANGRVLGRLLYQGRWFDPQALMLRDSAQRWVASEITGEVTLELRRGNDYSILNTVSENLTYQPERLTMEKGDSVFSPDDRIGQLTMRNLDITDTRKKLFSYATTGLLSSSAEVGLPQVDNNNLGARGIQDKNK from the coding sequence ATGACAACTATTCTCAAACACCTTCCTATTAATCAGCGTGTTGGTATTGCTTTTTCTGGTGGTTTGGATACCAGCGCGGCCCTATTATGGATGCAGAAAAAAGGGGCGATTCCTTACGCCTATACTGCCAATCTGGGCCAGCCTGATGAAGAAGATTACGAAGCTATTCCACGTAAAGCCATGGAGTACGGTGCAGAGAAAGCTCGCCTGATTGATTGCCGTAAACAACTGGTTGCTGAAGGGATTGCCGCTATTCAATGTGGCGCTTTCCACAATACCACCGCGGGTGTAACTTACTTTAACACCACCCCACTGGGCCGTGCTGTCACTGGCACCATGCTGGTTGCCGCCATGAAAGAAGATGGCGTGAATATCTGGGGTGATGGCAGCACTTATAAAGGTAACGATATAGAGCGTTTCTATCGTTACGGCCTGTTGACTAATGCTGAACTAAAAATTTATAAACCTTGGCTGGATACCGATTTTATCGATGAATTAGGTGGCCGCCATGAGATGTCCGAATTTATGATTCAATCCGGTTTCGACTACAAAATGTCGACCGAGAAAGCCTATTCCACTGACTCCAACATGTTGGGGGCGACTCACGAAGCCAAAGATCTGGAATACCTGAACTCTAGCGTCAAAATCGTTAATCCGATTATGGGCGTAAAATTCTGGGACGAAAATGTCGTGGTGAAAGCGGAAGAAGTGTCTGTCCGTTTTGAGCGCGGGTATCCGGTTGCGCTAAATGGTGTGGTGTTTGAAGACAGTGTAGAACTGATGATGGAAGCCAATCGTATTGGTGGGCGTCATGGTTTGGGGATGAGCGATCAGATTGAAAACCGTATTATCGAAGCTAAAAGCCGTGGTATTTACGAAGCCCCAGGAATGGCATTGCTGCACATTGCTTATGAGCGCCTGCTGACCGGTATTCATAACGAAGATACCATTGAGCAATACCATGCTAATGGCCGTGTTCTGGGCCGTTTGCTGTATCAAGGCCGTTGGTTTGATCCACAAGCGCTGATGCTGCGTGACTCGGCCCAGCGTTGGGTTGCCAGCGAAATCACCGGTGAAGTGACACTAGAACTGCGTCGTGGTAATGACTATTCCATCTTGAATACTGTGTCTGAAAATCTCACTTATCAGCCAGAGCGTTTGACCATGGAAAAAGGCGATTCTGTATTTTCACCAGATGACCGTATTGGTCAGTTGACTATGCGTAATCTGGATATCACTGATACCCGTAAGAAACTCTTTAGCTACGCCACCACTGGGTTATTATCTTCTTCAGCCGAGGTAGGTTTGCCACAGGTGGATAATAATAATTTGGGCGCGCGCGGGATTCAGGATAAGAACAAGTAA